A single genomic interval of Prochlorococcus marinus XMU1406 harbors:
- a CDS encoding putative selenate ABC transporter substrate-binding protein, whose product MFNLKKILLSSSLLFSIFSSPVFSNPKVLKVGAIPDQNQDVLDKRFNLFSKELSKQLDVEVKYIPVINYVAAVTGFRTKDLDLVWFGALSGVQARLQTPNSIVIAQRDIDKEFKSVFIVNKNLELNSISNIKGLKNLKNLRFTFGSENSTSGRLMPEYFLNQAGVEIKHFKGKKAGFSGSHDTTIALVNSGAFDAGALNKQVWENNRKNNPKRTSNLELFWITPEYVDYHWVAQGDLENRFGEGFTNELKSVILNLDIKQKSHKKILDMFNAKRFINAEAKQYKNIEDIGRKLNKIR is encoded by the coding sequence ATGTTCAATTTAAAAAAAATCCTACTAAGTTCATCTTTATTATTTTCTATTTTTTCATCACCTGTATTTTCAAATCCCAAAGTTTTAAAAGTTGGAGCAATACCTGATCAAAACCAAGATGTTTTGGATAAAAGATTTAATTTATTTTCAAAAGAATTATCCAAACAACTTGATGTAGAAGTTAAATACATTCCTGTTATTAATTATGTTGCAGCAGTAACTGGATTTAGAACTAAAGATCTAGATTTAGTTTGGTTTGGCGCGTTATCAGGAGTGCAAGCAAGATTACAAACTCCTAATTCAATTGTCATAGCTCAAAGAGATATTGATAAGGAATTTAAAAGTGTTTTTATAGTAAACAAAAATTTAGAACTTAACTCAATTTCAAACATTAAAGGACTTAAAAATCTAAAGAATTTAAGATTTACTTTTGGCTCTGAAAACTCAACTTCTGGAAGATTAATGCCAGAATATTTTTTAAATCAAGCGGGAGTAGAAATTAAACACTTTAAAGGGAAAAAAGCAGGTTTTAGTGGGAGTCATGATACCACTATAGCTTTAGTTAATAGTGGGGCATTTGATGCTGGAGCTTTAAATAAACAAGTTTGGGAAAACAATCGTAAAAATAATCCCAAAAGAACAAGTAATTTAGAATTATTCTGGATCACCCCAGAATATGTTGACTATCATTGGGTAGCTCAAGGGGATCTTGAAAATAGATTCGGGGAAGGGTTTACAAACGAACTTAAATCAGTAATTCTAAATTTAGATATAAAGCAAAAATCACATAAAAAGATATTAGATATGTTTAATGCAAAAAGATTTATAAATGCAGAAGCAAAACAATATAAAAATATAGAGGATATCGGGAGGAAATTAAATAAAATTAGATGA
- a CDS encoding pyridoxal phosphate-dependent aminotransferase: MSQVNLSERALSIEPSLTLQISAKANQLSAEGVDICNLSAGEPDFNAPKEVIEATSKAIFDGFTKYGPAAGNLDLRKAIANKLQIQNNLNYEFENVMVTNGAKQAIYNLFQVLLNTGDEVIIPSPYWLSYPQMVRLAGGKPIFTNSSAEDGFKINIKDLKSKISSKTKFIIINSPNNPTGRVMSKEELLQIADLARENPKINILSDEIYELILKKEFKHYSISSLANDLKDRIFIINGFAKGWAMTGWRIGYLVGPKDVIKASSALQSQSTSNVCSFVQKGALEALKINNEFFSMINSHYDQRRSLLYEGLKNINGIYIEEPNGAFYAFPKLPNSSITSVDFCNKALQDYGLVVVPGKAFGADECIRISCAASEVKIKDGIGRLVKAISKYY, from the coding sequence ATGAGTCAAGTTAATTTATCGGAAAGGGCACTTTCAATTGAGCCTTCTCTTACATTGCAGATAAGTGCTAAAGCAAATCAATTATCTGCAGAAGGAGTAGATATTTGCAATTTAAGTGCAGGAGAACCTGACTTTAATGCCCCAAAAGAAGTTATAGAAGCTACAAGTAAAGCTATATTTGATGGATTTACAAAGTACGGGCCCGCAGCAGGCAATTTAGACCTCAGAAAAGCAATTGCAAATAAACTTCAAATTCAAAACAATTTAAATTATGAATTTGAAAATGTAATGGTCACAAATGGTGCTAAGCAAGCAATATATAATCTTTTCCAAGTTTTGTTAAATACTGGTGATGAAGTTATTATTCCTTCTCCATACTGGTTAAGTTATCCCCAAATGGTTAGGTTGGCTGGTGGAAAGCCAATCTTTACAAATTCTTCAGCTGAAGATGGATTTAAAATAAATATAAAAGACTTAAAGTCTAAAATCTCCTCTAAAACTAAATTTATAATTATCAATTCTCCTAATAACCCTACTGGAAGAGTTATGTCAAAGGAAGAATTGTTGCAAATTGCCGATTTAGCCAGAGAAAATCCAAAGATCAATATTCTTTCTGATGAGATTTACGAGCTAATCCTTAAAAAAGAATTTAAACACTACAGTATATCTTCATTAGCAAATGACTTAAAAGATAGGATTTTTATAATAAATGGATTTGCGAAAGGATGGGCTATGACTGGCTGGAGGATAGGTTATTTAGTAGGTCCCAAAGATGTAATCAAAGCATCCTCAGCATTACAAAGTCAAAGCACAAGCAATGTTTGCTCTTTTGTTCAAAAAGGTGCTTTAGAGGCTTTAAAAATTAATAATGAATTTTTCTCAATGATAAATAGCCATTATGATCAAAGAAGAAGTCTTCTCTATGAGGGCCTTAAGAATATAAATGGTATTTATATTGAAGAGCCTAATGGAGCATTTTACGCATTTCCAAAATTACCTAACTCCTCAATTACTTCTGTTGATTTCTGCAACAAAGCTCTTCAAGATTATGGATTAGTTGTTGTTCCTGGAAAAGCTTTTGGGGCTGACGAATGTATAAGAATCTCTTGTGCCGCTTCAGAGGTTAAAATAAAAGATGGCATAGGAAGGCTTGTGAAAGCAATTTCAAAATATTATTGA
- a CDS encoding uracil-DNA glycosylase, producing MKRLVIGRGSVFADLLIIGEAPGVQEDLEGKPYVGKSGKLLNELLIKAGIDYKEDVYFCNVIKCRPPNNRKPTAREINIHKPWLLQQIKLVDPKFILLTGSTAMRAILEIKDPISNLRGQWIKKDGREIMVIFHPSYLLRFPSKEINKPYHLTLKDLENVSSKLYAL from the coding sequence GTGAAAAGGTTAGTTATTGGGCGAGGAAGTGTATTTGCAGATTTGTTAATAATTGGTGAGGCACCTGGAGTACAGGAAGACTTAGAAGGAAAACCATATGTAGGTAAATCCGGTAAGTTATTAAACGAATTATTGATTAAAGCTGGGATTGACTATAAGGAGGATGTTTATTTTTGCAATGTAATTAAATGTCGTCCACCAAATAATAGAAAACCCACTGCTAGAGAAATTAATATTCATAAACCTTGGTTATTACAGCAAATAAAGCTAGTTGATCCAAAATTTATATTACTTACTGGTTCAACTGCTATGAGAGCTATTTTAGAAATTAAAGATCCTATAAGTAATTTAAGAGGTCAATGGATTAAAAAAGATGGGAGAGAAATTATGGTAATTTTTCATCCATCTTATTTGTTGAGATTTCCTTCAAAAGAAATCAATAAACCTTACCATTTAACTCTGAAAGACTTAGAGAATGTAAGTAGTAAACTATATGCCTTATAA
- the ispG gene encoding (E)-4-hydroxy-3-methylbut-2-enyl-diphosphate synthase produces the protein MSLTQSKEVNSLSKRYSTHIERRITRTVMVGDVAIGSDYPVRVQSMINEDTMDVENAYLAIKRLHDVGCEIVRLTVPSLAHAKAVGDIKAKLLENSINTPLVADVHHNGMKIAMEVAKHVDKVRINPGLFVFEKSDPTRTEYTDEEFETIKQTILKRFTPLVEVLKAENKALRIGVNHGSLSERMLFTYGDTPLGMTESAMEFVKICDELDFHNIIISMKASRAPVMMAAYRMIADRLDSEGYNYPLHLGVTEAGDGDYGRIKSTAGIGTLLAEGLGDTIRVSLTEAPEKEIPVCYSILQSLGLRKTMVEYISCPSCGRTLFNLEEVVDKVRNATSHLTGLDIAIMGCIVNGPGEMADADYGYVGKGKGTIALYRRKEEIKRVPEDEGVNALIQLIKDDGKWIDP, from the coding sequence ATGTCATTAACTCAATCAAAAGAGGTTAATAGTCTCTCCAAAAGATATTCAACTCATATTGAGAGAAGGATAACTAGAACAGTAATGGTTGGTGATGTAGCTATTGGAAGTGATTATCCAGTAAGAGTTCAATCGATGATAAATGAAGATACTATGGATGTCGAAAATGCTTACTTAGCTATCAAAAGACTTCATGATGTAGGTTGTGAAATAGTAAGATTAACTGTCCCTTCCTTAGCGCACGCAAAAGCAGTAGGAGATATTAAAGCAAAATTATTAGAAAATAGTATCAATACCCCTTTGGTAGCTGATGTTCACCATAATGGTATGAAAATTGCAATGGAGGTTGCAAAACATGTTGATAAAGTAAGAATTAATCCTGGATTGTTTGTGTTTGAAAAATCAGACCCTACAAGAACTGAATATACAGATGAGGAATTTGAAACTATTAAACAAACAATACTTAAAAGATTTACCCCTTTAGTTGAAGTTTTAAAGGCTGAAAACAAAGCTCTAAGAATTGGAGTTAATCATGGATCTCTATCTGAGAGGATGCTTTTTACTTATGGAGATACTCCATTAGGAATGACGGAATCTGCGATGGAGTTCGTCAAAATTTGTGATGAGCTTGATTTTCATAACATAATTATTTCTATGAAAGCTTCAAGGGCTCCAGTTATGATGGCAGCTTACAGAATGATTGCAGATAGGCTTGACTCTGAAGGATATAACTATCCCTTACATTTAGGAGTGACTGAAGCTGGAGATGGTGATTATGGAAGGATTAAAAGTACTGCTGGGATTGGAACGCTTTTAGCAGAGGGATTAGGGGATACCATCAGGGTTTCTTTAACAGAAGCTCCAGAAAAAGAAATACCAGTTTGCTATTCAATTTTGCAATCTTTAGGACTAAGAAAAACAATGGTTGAATATATCAGTTGCCCTAGTTGTGGTAGAACACTTTTCAATTTAGAAGAAGTTGTAGATAAAGTTAGGAACGCCACTTCACATTTAACTGGTTTAGATATAGCAATAATGGGATGTATAGTAAATGGACCAGGAGAAATGGCAGACGCTGATTATGGTTATGTTGGTAAAGGCAAAGGAACTATTGCTTTATATAGAAGGAAAGAAGAGATAAAAAGAGTACCTGAAGATGAGGGGGTTAATGCTTTAATCCAACTTATTAAGGATGATGGCAAGTGGATTGATCCTTAA
- a CDS encoding S41 family peptidase yields the protein MKIRKLLKKKFIILFATSFSGLFLNNFAEATVLNNSYKEVIDHVWQIVYRDFLDSSGKFQKSNWINLRKEVLSKTYSDSNEAYDAIRDMLSNLDDSYTRFLEPKEFNQMRIDTSGELTGVGIQIVKDKESDDLIIISPIEGTPAFDAGIKARDKILSIDDISTEGMNIEEAVKLIRGQRGTKVKLEILRGSKSFFKILSREKIEIKSVSSKVNQTKNGLLIGYVRIKQFNANASKETRDAIKDLETKKVAGYVLDLRSNPGGLLESSIDISRHFINKGVIVSTVSKDGLKETKKGNGQALTQKPLVVLVNEGSASASEIVSGAIKDNKRGKLVGKKTFGKGLVQSMRTLVDGSGLTVTVAKYLTPNGTDINKSGIIPDIEVKMNINPILQREIGTRKDKQYRAGEKELVNTIKRNNQISEFNPNTKNLNAFLKINKENKVFALN from the coding sequence TTGAAGATAAGAAAATTGCTTAAAAAAAAATTTATAATTCTGTTTGCGACATCCTTTTCTGGGCTATTTTTAAATAATTTTGCAGAAGCTACAGTTTTAAATAATAGTTATAAAGAGGTAATTGATCATGTTTGGCAAATTGTATATAGAGATTTTCTTGATTCAAGCGGTAAATTTCAAAAGTCCAATTGGATTAACCTAAGAAAAGAAGTTTTATCAAAAACATATTCAGATAGCAATGAAGCATATGATGCGATTAGAGATATGCTTTCTAATTTAGATGATTCTTATACAAGATTTTTAGAACCTAAGGAATTTAATCAAATGAGAATAGATACCTCTGGTGAATTAACTGGAGTTGGTATCCAAATAGTTAAAGATAAAGAATCTGATGATTTAATAATCATTTCTCCTATAGAGGGCACCCCTGCATTTGATGCTGGAATTAAAGCTAGAGATAAAATATTGTCTATAGATGATATTTCTACTGAAGGTATGAATATTGAGGAGGCTGTGAAATTAATAAGAGGACAAAGAGGTACTAAAGTAAAGCTTGAAATTCTTAGAGGTTCTAAATCCTTTTTTAAAATTTTATCAAGAGAAAAAATTGAAATAAAATCTGTATCAAGTAAAGTCAATCAAACCAAAAACGGCTTATTAATTGGCTATGTAAGGATTAAACAATTTAATGCAAATGCATCAAAAGAGACTAGAGATGCTATTAAGGATTTAGAAACAAAAAAAGTCGCAGGATATGTTCTTGATTTGAGAAGTAATCCAGGAGGTTTATTAGAATCAAGCATTGATATCTCAAGGCATTTCATCAACAAAGGAGTAATAGTAAGTACAGTAAGTAAAGATGGTTTAAAAGAAACAAAAAAAGGAAACGGTCAAGCTCTTACACAAAAACCCTTAGTTGTCTTAGTTAATGAGGGTTCTGCTAGTGCTAGTGAAATAGTCTCAGGTGCAATAAAAGATAACAAAAGAGGAAAATTAGTTGGGAAGAAAACGTTTGGTAAAGGTTTAGTTCAATCTATGAGAACATTAGTTGATGGTTCAGGTCTAACTGTTACAGTCGCTAAGTATTTAACTCCGAACGGCACTGATATAAACAAATCTGGAATTATTCCAGACATAGAAGTAAAAATGAATATAAATCCTATTCTTCAAAGAGAAATTGGAACTAGAAAAGATAAACAATATAGAGCTGGTGAAAAAGAGCTAGTAAATACAATTAAAAGAAATAATCAGATAAGTGAATTTAATCCAAACACTAAAAACCTTAATGCATTCCTAAAAATTAATAAGGAAAATAAAGTATTTGCATTAAATTAA
- the nadA gene encoding quinolinate synthase NadA: protein MISEIKDRCKKANAIILAHYYQAPEIQEIADFIGDSLDLSRKAANNDADIIIFCGVHFMAETAKILSPNKIVLLPDIDAGCSLADDCPSDKFQKFREENPDHYVVSYINCTAEVKAQSDLICTSSNAVSLIKKIPEDKKIIFAPDQNLGRWVEKNSGRDLKLWPGSCIVHESFSEEALLKLKYQNPGSKVIAHPECSQNLLLLSDFIGSTSKLLDFVSKDPSKTYMVLTEPGIIHQMKKKEPNKIFIEVPDIEGCKCNECPYMKLNTLEKILNCLKNNSPSIELDPEIIRRAYVPIKRMLDMSN, encoded by the coding sequence TTGATTTCTGAAATAAAGGACCGTTGCAAAAAAGCTAATGCAATTATTCTTGCGCACTATTATCAAGCTCCAGAGATTCAGGAAATTGCAGATTTTATTGGCGATTCATTAGATCTATCTAGGAAAGCCGCGAATAATGATGCAGATATAATAATTTTTTGCGGTGTGCACTTTATGGCCGAAACCGCAAAAATACTTAGCCCTAATAAAATAGTCCTATTACCAGATATTGACGCAGGATGCTCATTAGCAGACGATTGTCCCTCAGATAAATTTCAAAAGTTCAGGGAAGAAAATCCAGATCACTATGTTGTAAGTTATATCAACTGTACTGCAGAAGTAAAAGCTCAAAGTGATCTGATATGTACAAGCAGTAATGCAGTCTCATTAATTAAAAAGATACCTGAAGATAAAAAGATCATATTTGCACCAGATCAGAACCTTGGGAGATGGGTAGAGAAAAATTCAGGAAGAGATCTTAAATTATGGCCTGGCAGCTGTATTGTTCATGAATCATTTAGTGAAGAAGCACTACTAAAACTAAAATACCAAAATCCAGGATCAAAAGTAATTGCTCATCCTGAATGTAGTCAAAATTTACTACTTCTCTCGGACTTTATTGGATCAACAAGTAAACTCCTTGATTTCGTAAGTAAAGATCCATCTAAAACTTACATGGTATTAACTGAACCCGGAATAATCCACCAAATGAAGAAGAAAGAGCCTAACAAAATTTTTATTGAAGTCCCCGACATAGAAGGTTGTAAATGTAACGAGTGTCCATATATGAAATTAAATACCTTAGAAAAAATTCTTAATTGTTTGAAAAATAATTCCCCATCTATCGAACTTGACCCAGAAATAATAAGAAGAGCCTATGTACCGATAAAGAGAATGCTGGATATGAGTAATTAA